Proteins encoded within one genomic window of Sphingomonas cannabina:
- a CDS encoding acyl-CoA carboxylase subunit beta — MSSTIEELERRRAAARLGGGEKRIAAQHAKGKLTARERLEVLLDEGSFEEYDMFVEHNAVDFGMAEQVVPGDGVVTGSGTINGRLVFVFSQDFTVFGGSLSERHAQKICKVMDMAMKVGAPVIGLNDSGGARIQEGVASLGGYAEVFQRNVLASGVVPQVSLIMGPCAGGAVYSPAMTDFIFMVKDSSYMFVTGPDVVKTVTNEIVTQEELGGAVTHTTKSGVADVAFDNDIEALLAARDFVDFLPASNREAPPERPSADPWDRIDESLDTLVPPSANQPYDMHELIRKVVDEGDFFELQPAHAGNIIIGFGRIEGRTVGVVANQPMVLAGVLDIASAKKAARFVRFCDAFEIPIVTFVDVPGFLPGVAQELGGIIKHGAKLLYAYAEATVPKVTVITRKAYGGAYDVMASKHLRGDLNYAWPTAEIAVMGAKGAVEIIFRGRTSEEIAERTAEYEARFANPFVAASKGFIDEVIMPHSTRRRIALGLRKLRGKQLENPWKKHDNIPL, encoded by the coding sequence ATGTCGTCGACCATCGAGGAGCTCGAGCGCCGCCGCGCCGCCGCGCGGCTGGGCGGGGGCGAGAAGCGGATCGCGGCGCAGCACGCCAAGGGCAAGCTCACCGCACGCGAACGGCTCGAGGTGCTGCTCGACGAGGGCAGCTTCGAGGAATACGACATGTTCGTCGAGCACAATGCCGTCGACTTCGGCATGGCGGAGCAGGTGGTGCCCGGCGACGGCGTCGTCACCGGATCGGGCACGATCAACGGCCGCCTGGTGTTCGTGTTCAGCCAGGATTTCACCGTGTTCGGCGGCTCGCTCAGCGAACGCCACGCGCAGAAGATCTGCAAGGTCATGGACATGGCCATGAAGGTCGGCGCGCCCGTGATCGGCCTCAACGATTCCGGCGGCGCCCGTATCCAGGAGGGCGTCGCCTCGCTCGGCGGCTATGCCGAGGTTTTTCAGCGTAACGTGCTGGCATCCGGGGTCGTCCCCCAGGTGTCGCTCATCATGGGGCCCTGTGCCGGCGGTGCCGTGTACAGTCCCGCGATGACGGACTTCATCTTCATGGTGAAAGACAGCAGTTACATGTTCGTCACCGGCCCGGATGTAGTGAAGACCGTTACCAACGAGATCGTCACGCAGGAGGAACTGGGTGGAGCGGTGACGCATACCACGAAGTCGGGGGTCGCCGATGTGGCCTTCGACAACGACATCGAGGCGCTGCTCGCGGCCCGCGACTTCGTGGATTTCTTGCCGGCCTCGAACCGCGAGGCCCCGCCCGAGCGGCCGAGCGCCGATCCGTGGGACCGGATCGACGAGAGCCTCGACACGTTGGTGCCGCCCTCGGCCAATCAGCCCTACGACATGCACGAGCTGATCCGGAAGGTGGTCGACGAGGGCGACTTCTTTGAGCTCCAGCCGGCGCACGCGGGCAATATCATCATCGGCTTCGGCCGGATCGAGGGGCGGACGGTCGGCGTGGTCGCCAACCAGCCGATGGTGCTGGCCGGGGTGCTCGACATCGCCTCGGCGAAGAAGGCGGCGCGGTTCGTGCGCTTCTGCGACGCGTTCGAGATCCCGATCGTGACCTTCGTCGACGTGCCGGGCTTCCTGCCGGGCGTGGCGCAGGAGCTGGGCGGCATCATCAAGCACGGCGCCAAGCTGCTCTACGCTTATGCCGAGGCGACGGTGCCGAAGGTGACGGTGATCACCCGCAAGGCCTATGGTGGAGCGTACGACGTGATGGCGTCGAAGCACCTGCGCGGCGACCTCAACTACGCCTGGCCGACCGCCGAGATCGCGGTGATGGGCGCGAAGGGGGCGGTGGAGATCATCTTCCGCGGGCGCACGTCCGAGGAGATCGCCGAGCGCACCGCCGAATATGAGGCGCGCTTCGCCAACCCGTTCGTGGCGGCATCGAAGGGCTTCATCGACGAGGTGATCATGCCGCACTCGACGCGGCGCCGGATCGCGCTGGGGCTACGGAAGCTCAGGGGCAAGCAGCTCGAGAATCCGTGGAAGAAGCATGATAACATTCCGCTCTGA
- a CDS encoding acetyl-CoA carboxylase biotin carboxylase subunit, which produces MFKKILIANRGEIAGRVMRTARRMGIATVAVYSDADARAPHVRMADEAVRLGPAPAAESYLKAELILDAARITGADAIHPGYGFLSERESFARACAEAGIAFIGPPPEAIAAMGDKIESKKLAQAAGVNVVPGFVGEIRNTEHAVEIANDIGYPVMMKASAGGGGKGMRLAWSEKDVREEFESVRREGLASFGDDRVFIEKFIEQPRHIEIQVLGDQHGTVLYLGERECSIQRRHQKVVEEAPSPFVTPEMRKAMGEQAVALARAVGYYSAGTVELIVSGADPTGQGFYFLEMNTRLQVEHPVTEMVTGLDLVEQMIRVAAGEKLAFGQDDVTLTGWAIENRVYAEDPYRGFLPSTGRLVTYRPPATSGAPAKAGALAAGGAASNPGLLPSQEHGSGTPAALTRVDDGVAEGGEVSMFYDPMIAKLITWAPTRDAAADRQIAALDQFRIEGIGHNIDFLSAIMQHPRFREGRLTTGFIAEEYPEGFHGAPASDELLGRLAAVAVLADLDRTDQASRISGQLDGRVVTDTARVVLIGDRRFDITVDGHEGGLLVNLDPNEPPLDVVHRWRPGQPLFTCTVDGAPFNVGIARERAAWRLTAHGASHKVRVYRPHVAALATHMIEKVPPDTSKLLLAPMPGLLTRLDVAVGDKVEAGQPLAVVEAMKMENILRAEKAGTVKAVNFAPGDSLVVDAAIIEFE; this is translated from the coding sequence ATGTTCAAGAAAATCCTGATCGCCAACCGCGGCGAGATCGCGGGCCGGGTGATGCGCACCGCCAGGCGGATGGGGATCGCCACCGTCGCGGTCTATTCCGACGCCGATGCGCGCGCGCCGCATGTGCGGATGGCGGACGAGGCGGTGCGGCTCGGCCCGGCGCCGGCTGCGGAGAGCTACCTCAAGGCCGAGCTGATCCTCGACGCCGCCAGGATCACCGGCGCCGACGCGATCCATCCCGGCTACGGCTTCCTTTCCGAGCGCGAGAGTTTCGCCCGCGCCTGCGCCGAGGCGGGGATCGCGTTCATCGGTCCCCCGCCCGAGGCGATCGCCGCGATGGGCGACAAGATCGAATCGAAGAAGCTCGCCCAGGCGGCTGGGGTGAACGTCGTCCCCGGCTTCGTCGGCGAGATCAGGAATACCGAGCACGCGGTCGAGATCGCCAACGACATCGGCTACCCCGTGATGATGAAGGCCTCGGCCGGCGGCGGCGGCAAGGGGATGCGGCTGGCCTGGTCCGAGAAGGACGTCCGCGAGGAGTTCGAGAGCGTCCGCCGCGAAGGTCTGGCGAGCTTCGGCGACGACCGCGTGTTCATCGAGAAGTTCATCGAGCAGCCGCGCCACATCGAGATTCAGGTGCTCGGCGACCAGCATGGCACGGTCCTCTACTTGGGCGAGCGCGAATGCTCGATCCAGCGCCGCCACCAGAAGGTGGTGGAGGAGGCGCCGTCGCCCTTCGTCACGCCCGAAATGCGCAAGGCGATGGGCGAGCAGGCCGTCGCGCTGGCCCGCGCGGTAGGATACTATAGCGCCGGCACCGTCGAGCTGATCGTCTCCGGCGCCGACCCGACGGGTCAGGGCTTCTACTTCCTCGAGATGAACACCCGGCTCCAGGTCGAGCATCCGGTGACCGAGATGGTGACCGGCCTGGACCTCGTCGAGCAGATGATCCGGGTCGCGGCGGGCGAGAAGCTCGCCTTCGGCCAGGACGACGTGACCCTCACCGGCTGGGCGATCGAGAACCGCGTCTATGCCGAAGACCCGTACCGCGGCTTCCTGCCGAGCACGGGGCGGCTGGTGACCTATCGCCCGCCTGCAACCTCAGGCGCTCCTGCGAAAGCAGGAGCGCTGGCGGCAGGCGGCGCCGCCAGTAACCCAGGGCTCCTGCCTTCGCAGGAGCACGGCAGCGGGACGCCCGCCGCCCTCACCCGTGTCGACGACGGCGTCGCCGAGGGGGGCGAGGTCAGCATGTTCTACGACCCGATGATCGCCAAGCTGATCACCTGGGCGCCGACCCGCGACGCGGCGGCGGACCGCCAGATCGCGGCGCTCGACCAGTTCCGGATCGAGGGCATCGGCCACAACATCGATTTCCTGTCCGCGATCATGCAGCACCCGCGCTTCCGCGAGGGGCGGCTGACTACCGGCTTCATCGCCGAGGAATATCCTGAAGGCTTCCACGGCGCCCCCGCGTCGGACGAGTTGCTCGGCAGGCTGGCGGCGGTGGCGGTGCTGGCCGACCTCGACCGGACCGATCAGGCGAGCCGCATCTCCGGTCAGCTCGACGGCCGTGTCGTCACCGACACCGCGCGGGTGGTGCTGATCGGCGACCGGCGGTTCGACATCACCGTCGACGGCCATGAGGGCGGGCTGCTGGTCAACCTTGATCCGAACGAGCCGCCGCTCGACGTGGTCCATCGCTGGCGGCCCGGGCAGCCGCTGTTCACCTGCACCGTCGACGGCGCGCCCTTCAACGTCGGCATCGCGCGCGAGAGAGCGGCGTGGCGGCTCACGGCCCACGGCGCCAGCCACAAGGTCCGCGTCTATCGCCCGCACGTCGCCGCGCTCGCGACGCACATGATCGAGAAGGTCCCGCCCGACACCTCCAAACTCCTGCTCGCGCCGATGCCCGGCCTGCTCACCCGGCTCGATGTGGCTGTGGGTGACAAGGTCGAGGCCGGTCAGCCGCTGGCGGTGGTCGAGGCGATGAAGATGGAGAACATCCTGCGCGCCGAGAAGGCGGGCACGGTCAAGGCAGTCAACTTCGCTCCCGGCGATAGCCTGGTGGTCGACGCGGCGATCATCGAGTTCGAGTAA
- a CDS encoding RidA family protein — MNERPRVSSGSPYEATIGFSRAIRAGNRILVSGTAPVEDDGSSTPGDAEAQAERCLAIIVRAIEQLGGSAEDVVRTRMLLVDAADADAVGRAHGRWFADVRPAATMVVVAGLLRPEWRVEIEAEAELS, encoded by the coding sequence ATGAATGAGAGACCGCGCGTGTCGTCCGGATCGCCTTATGAGGCGACGATCGGCTTCAGTCGTGCGATCCGTGCCGGCAACCGCATCCTCGTCTCCGGCACCGCGCCGGTCGAGGACGACGGCAGCTCGACACCGGGCGACGCCGAGGCGCAGGCCGAGCGCTGCCTTGCGATCATCGTGCGTGCGATCGAGCAGCTCGGCGGATCGGCTGAGGACGTGGTGCGGACCCGGATGCTGCTGGTCGACGCGGCGGATGCCGATGCGGTCGGCCGCGCGCACGGCCGCTGGTTCGCGGACGTGCGCCCCGCGGCGACGATGGTGGTGGTGGCCGGCCTGCTCCGCCCGGAATGGCGGGTGGAGATTGAGGCGGAGGCCGAGCTGTCGTGA
- the scpA gene encoding methylmalonyl-CoA mutase has product MSKPTPADWQALAEKEVKGRDLVWHTPEGIAVKPLYTAEDTAELDPGLPGFAPFTRGVRASMYAGRPWTIRQYAGFSTAEESNAFYRRNLAAGQKGLSVAFDLATHRGYDSDHPRVVGDVGKAGVAIDTVEDMKILFDGIPLGEMSVSMTMNGAVIPILAFFIVAGEEQGVPQAKLDGTIQNDILKEFMVRNTYIYPPAPSMRIVSDIIAYTSAHMPKFNSISISGYHMQEAGATQVQELAFTIADGKEYAKAAMAAGLDIDAFAGRLSFFFAIGMNFFMEVAKLRAARTLWHRVMTDLGAKDERSKMLRTHCQTSGVSLQEQDPYNNVIRTTIEAMAAVLGGTQSLHTNALDEAIALPTDFSARIARNTQLVIQEESGITKVVDPLGGSYYIEALTNELVERASEIIARVDAEGGMARAVAAGWPKAMIEEAAAARQARIDRGEEVIVGVNKYRPAEDEEIEILAIDNHAVRDAQIARIAKVRAARDEAACQAALGRLREGAGGSDNLLALAVEAARARATLGEISAAMEAGFGRYETVPTPVSGIYREAWRDDARWSRLTDGVGATERRLGRKPRMLVAKMGQDGHDRGANLVSSMFGDLGFEVVPGPLFQTPDEAAKLAIEKEVDVVGASSLAAGHLTLIPELIGHLKDAGRADIKVVAGGVIPQQDYQALRDAGVQAIFGPGTNLIAAAEEVLRLLGHNWAPESEAAE; this is encoded by the coding sequence ATGTCTAAACCCACCCCCGCCGACTGGCAGGCGCTCGCCGAGAAGGAGGTGAAGGGCCGCGACCTCGTCTGGCACACGCCGGAGGGGATCGCGGTCAAGCCGCTCTACACCGCCGAGGATACGGCAGAGCTCGACCCCGGCCTTCCCGGCTTCGCGCCCTTCACCCGCGGCGTGCGCGCGTCGATGTACGCCGGCCGTCCCTGGACGATCCGCCAATACGCCGGCTTCTCCACCGCCGAGGAATCCAACGCCTTCTACCGCCGCAACCTCGCCGCCGGGCAGAAGGGGCTGTCGGTCGCCTTCGATCTCGCCACCCACCGCGGCTACGACAGCGATCACCCGCGTGTGGTCGGCGACGTCGGCAAGGCGGGCGTCGCGATCGACACCGTCGAGGACATGAAGATCCTGTTCGACGGCATCCCCTTGGGCGAGATGTCGGTGTCGATGACGATGAACGGCGCGGTGATCCCGATCCTCGCCTTCTTCATCGTCGCCGGCGAGGAGCAGGGCGTGCCGCAGGCGAAGCTGGACGGCACGATCCAGAACGACATCCTCAAGGAGTTCATGGTCCGCAACACCTACATTTATCCGCCGGCGCCGAGCATGCGGATCGTGTCGGACATCATCGCCTACACCTCGGCCCACATGCCGAAGTTCAACTCGATCTCGATCTCCGGCTATCACATGCAGGAGGCAGGGGCGACGCAGGTGCAGGAGCTCGCCTTCACCATCGCCGACGGCAAGGAATATGCGAAGGCCGCGATGGCGGCGGGGCTCGACATCGACGCCTTCGCCGGGCGGCTCAGCTTCTTCTTCGCGATCGGCATGAACTTCTTCATGGAGGTAGCGAAGCTGCGCGCGGCGCGAACGCTGTGGCACCGCGTGATGACCGACCTGGGCGCCAAGGACGAGCGCTCGAAGATGCTGCGGACGCATTGCCAGACGTCGGGCGTGTCGCTGCAGGAGCAGGACCCCTACAACAACGTCATCCGCACCACGATCGAGGCGATGGCGGCGGTGCTCGGCGGCACCCAGAGCCTCCACACCAACGCCCTCGACGAGGCGATCGCGCTGCCGACCGACTTCTCCGCGCGCATCGCCCGCAACACCCAGCTGGTGATCCAGGAGGAGAGCGGGATCACCAAGGTCGTCGATCCGCTGGGCGGCTCCTATTACATCGAGGCGCTGACGAATGAGCTGGTCGAGCGGGCATCGGAGATCATCGCGCGCGTCGACGCCGAGGGCGGCATGGCCCGCGCGGTCGCGGCCGGCTGGCCCAAGGCGATGATCGAGGAAGCCGCCGCCGCCCGCCAGGCGCGGATCGACCGCGGCGAGGAAGTGATCGTCGGCGTCAACAAATACCGCCCGGCCGAGGACGAGGAGATCGAGATCCTCGCGATCGACAACCATGCGGTGCGCGACGCCCAGATCGCGCGCATCGCCAAGGTCCGCGCAGCGCGCGACGAGGCAGCCTGCCAGGCGGCGCTCGGCCGGCTGCGCGAGGGGGCAGGCGGCAGCGACAACCTCCTCGCGCTCGCGGTCGAGGCGGCACGAGCCCGCGCGACGCTGGGCGAGATCAGCGCGGCGATGGAGGCGGGCTTCGGCCGCTACGAGACGGTGCCGACGCCGGTCTCCGGCATCTACCGCGAGGCGTGGCGCGACGACGCGCGCTGGAGCCGCCTCACCGACGGCGTCGGCGCGACCGAGCGCCGGCTTGGCCGCAAGCCCCGGATGCTGGTCGCCAAGATGGGGCAGGACGGGCATGACCGCGGCGCCAACCTCGTGTCGTCGATGTTCGGCGACCTCGGGTTCGAGGTGGTGCCTGGCCCGCTGTTCCAGACGCCTGACGAGGCGGCGAAGCTGGCGATCGAAAAGGAGGTCGACGTGGTCGGCGCCTCCAGCCTTGCCGCCGGGCACCTGACGCTGATCCCGGAGCTGATCGGCCATCTCAAGGACGCCGGCCGCGCCGACATCAAGGTGGTGGCGGGTGGCGTAATCCCGCAGCAGGATTATCAGGCGCTGCGCGACGCGGGCGTGCAGGCGATCTTCGGTCCCGGCACCAACCTGATTGCCGCCGCCGAGGAGGTGCTGCGCCTGCTCGGCCACAACTGGGCACCAGAGAGCGAGGCTGCTGAATGA
- the bioB gene encoding biotin synthase BioB — protein sequence MSSTASAPAKAGAQFHDVATGPRPAPGHVENWSRAEIAALFDLPFTELVFRAAEVHRAHHRAGEVQLSTLLSIKTGGCPEDCGYCSQSAHADTGLKATKLMDVQAVLQAAAQAKDHGSTRFCMGAAWRNPKDKDIPKLAEMVKGVRAMGMETCMTLGMLTPAQAEALAAAGLDYYNHNIDTSPERYGDVITTRSFADRLETLENVRQAGINVCCGGIVGMGETREDRVGFIHALATLPEPPESVPVNALVPVKGTVLGDMLADTLLAKIDDIEFVRTVAVARITMPRSMVRLSAGRESMSEATQALCFLAGANSIFTGDKLLTAANAGDDKDAALFAKLGLEAMAGESATHSPLSSCRA from the coding sequence ATGAGTTCCACCGCCAGTGCCCCGGCGAAGGCCGGGGCCCAGTTCCACGACGTCGCAACTGGGCCCCGGCCTGCGCCGGGGCACGTCGAGAATTGGTCCCGCGCCGAGATCGCGGCGCTGTTCGACCTGCCCTTCACCGAGCTGGTGTTCCGCGCCGCCGAGGTCCACCGCGCGCATCACCGGGCGGGCGAGGTGCAGCTCTCGACGCTGCTCTCGATCAAGACCGGCGGCTGCCCGGAGGATTGCGGCTATTGCAGCCAGTCCGCCCATGCCGACACCGGGCTCAAGGCGACCAAGCTGATGGACGTCCAGGCGGTGCTGCAGGCGGCGGCGCAGGCCAAGGACCATGGCTCGACGCGCTTCTGCATGGGCGCGGCGTGGCGCAATCCCAAGGACAAGGACATCCCCAAGCTCGCCGAGATGGTGAAGGGGGTGCGCGCGATGGGGATGGAGACCTGCATGACGCTCGGCATGCTGACGCCGGCGCAGGCGGAGGCGCTCGCCGCGGCGGGGCTCGACTATTACAACCACAATATCGACACCTCGCCCGAGCGCTACGGCGACGTCATCACCACCCGCAGCTTCGCCGACCGGCTCGAAACGTTGGAGAACGTCCGGCAGGCGGGCATCAACGTCTGCTGCGGCGGCATCGTCGGCATGGGCGAGACGCGCGAGGACCGCGTCGGCTTCATCCATGCGCTGGCGACCCTGCCCGAGCCGCCCGAGAGCGTGCCGGTCAACGCGCTGGTGCCGGTCAAGGGCACGGTGCTGGGCGACATGCTCGCCGACACGCTGCTCGCCAAGATCGACGACATCGAGTTCGTCCGCACCGTCGCGGTGGCACGGATCACCATGCCCAGGTCGATGGTCCGCCTGTCCGCCGGCCGCGAGAGCATGTCGGAGGCGACGCAGGCTTTGTGCTTCCTGGCAGGCGCCAACTCGATCTTCACCGGCGACAAGCTGCTTACCGCCGCCAATGCCGGCGACGACAAGGATGCGGCGCTGTTCGCGAAGCTGGGGCTCGAGGCGATGGCAGGCGAGAGCGCGACACATTCGCCTCTCTCGTCATGCCGGGCTTGA
- the mce gene encoding methylmalonyl-CoA epimerase, translating to MILGRLNHVGVATPSIVGSIAFYRDVMGATRIGEPFDLPAQGVKVCFVDTPNTQIELIEPLGETSPIRAFLEKNPAGGQHHLCYEVPDVHEAKAWFEAKGAKVLGEPRIGAHGTPIFFVHPKDMGGVLTEIMETPKGEAH from the coding sequence ATGATCCTCGGCCGCCTCAACCATGTCGGCGTCGCCACGCCGTCGATCGTGGGCAGCATCGCCTTCTACCGCGACGTCATGGGCGCGACCCGGATCGGCGAACCCTTCGACCTGCCCGCGCAGGGAGTGAAGGTGTGCTTCGTCGACACGCCCAACACCCAGATCGAGCTGATCGAGCCGTTGGGAGAAACCTCCCCGATCCGCGCGTTCCTGGAGAAGAACCCGGCCGGCGGGCAGCATCACCTGTGCTACGAGGTGCCCGACGTCCACGAGGCCAAGGCATGGTTCGAAGCCAAGGGCGCGAAGGTGCTGGGCGAGCCGCGCATCGGCGCGCACGGGACGCCGATCTTCTTCGTGCATCCTAAGGATATGGGCGGGGTGCTGACCGAGATCATGGAGACGCCGAAGGGAGAGGCGCATTGA
- a CDS encoding CoA-acylating methylmalonate-semialdehyde dehydrogenase, producing MRIIDHHIVGHAGGAGAAREGDVFDPNTGQVQAKVRLGTAAELDTAVAAALAAQPGWAATNPQRRARVMFRFKELVEANMDALAHTLSSEHGKVIADAKGDIQRGLEVIEFACGIPHALKGEYTQGAGPGIDVYSMRLPVGIGAGITPFNFPAMIPMWMFGVAIACGNAFILKPSERDPSVPVRLAELMREAGLPEGILQVVHGDKEMVDAILDHPAIGAVSFVGSSDIAHYVYQRGVAAGKRVQAMGGAKNHGIVMPDADLDQVVSDLSGAAFGSAGERCMALPVVVPVGDKTADALRDKLIPAIEKLRVGVSTDAEAHYGPVVNAAHRKRVEDWIQTGVDEGAELVVDGRGFTLQGHEEGFFIGPSLFDRVTPAMRSYQEEIFGPVLQIVRAPDFETALRLPSEHQYGNGVAIFTRNGHAAREFAARVNVGMVGINVPIPVPVAYHTFGGWKRSAFGDVNQHGMEGVRFWTKVKTVTQRWPDGSVTGENAFVIPTMG from the coding sequence ATGCGGATCATCGACCATCACATCGTCGGCCACGCGGGCGGCGCGGGCGCTGCACGCGAAGGCGACGTGTTCGACCCCAACACGGGCCAGGTGCAGGCGAAGGTGCGCCTCGGTACGGCGGCCGAGCTCGACACGGCGGTCGCCGCGGCGCTGGCGGCGCAGCCCGGCTGGGCCGCGACCAATCCGCAGCGCCGCGCGCGCGTCATGTTCCGCTTCAAGGAGCTGGTCGAGGCGAACATGGACGCGCTCGCCCACACGCTCTCGTCCGAGCACGGCAAGGTGATCGCCGATGCGAAGGGCGACATCCAGCGCGGGCTCGAGGTGATCGAGTTCGCCTGCGGCATCCCCCATGCGCTGAAGGGCGAGTACACCCAGGGCGCCGGCCCCGGCATCGACGTCTATTCGATGCGTTTGCCCGTAGGGATCGGCGCGGGGATCACGCCGTTCAACTTCCCGGCGATGATCCCGATGTGGATGTTCGGGGTGGCGATCGCCTGCGGTAACGCCTTCATCCTGAAGCCCTCGGAGCGCGATCCTTCGGTGCCCGTCCGCCTCGCCGAGCTGATGCGCGAGGCCGGGCTGCCGGAGGGCATCCTCCAGGTCGTCCATGGCGACAAGGAGATGGTCGACGCGATCCTCGATCATCCCGCGATCGGCGCGGTGAGCTTCGTCGGCTCGTCCGACATCGCGCATTACGTCTACCAGCGCGGCGTCGCGGCGGGGAAGCGCGTGCAGGCGATGGGCGGCGCCAAGAACCACGGCATCGTCATGCCCGACGCCGACCTCGACCAGGTGGTGTCGGACCTCTCGGGCGCCGCGTTCGGCTCGGCCGGCGAGCGCTGCATGGCGCTGCCGGTGGTGGTGCCGGTCGGCGACAAGACTGCCGATGCGCTGCGCGACAAGCTGATCCCTGCGATCGAGAAGCTGCGCGTCGGCGTCTCGACCGATGCCGAGGCGCATTACGGCCCGGTGGTCAACGCCGCGCACAGGAAGCGGGTCGAGGACTGGATCCAGACCGGCGTCGACGAAGGCGCCGAGCTGGTGGTCGACGGCCGCGGCTTCACGCTGCAGGGGCATGAAGAGGGCTTCTTCATCGGTCCGTCGCTGTTCGACCGGGTGACGCCCGCGATGCGCTCCTACCAGGAGGAGATTTTCGGCCCCGTCCTCCAGATCGTCCGCGCGCCCGACTTCGAGACCGCGCTGCGCCTCCCGAGCGAGCACCAGTACGGCAATGGCGTCGCCATTTTCACCCGCAACGGCCACGCCGCGCGCGAGTTCGCGGCGCGGGTCAATGTCGGCATGGTCGGCATCAATGTGCCGATCCCGGTGCCGGTCGCCTATCACACGTTCGGCGGCTGGAAGCGCTCGGCGTTCGGCGACGTCAACCAGCATGGGATGGAGGGCGTGCGCTTCTGGACCAAGGTCAAGACCGTCACCCAGCGCTGGCCTGACGGCTCCGTCACCGGCGAGAACGCCTTCGTCATCCCGACGATGGGGTGA
- a CDS encoding methyl-accepting chemotaxis protein has translation MSPATAPRPSWLAEAETRPLAIRHDATLMEAVEAFRTRLDLRLLPVLDDDERPIGAVHERDVRQLLLNPYGHALMRNPAYGQRLAAHVRPCPIGEIGLGLEALLERYHASGAVDGMILTRNGRLYATLANRRLVQLDGERRMAANRARIERAQRIEAAIAGFERQVANLAADLGTLARQVEANSEDTADRAGLTEERAAAVAAAAVQTGSNMGEIAARGRELARMLTLIGTGTVEARGSATRAVELVAAGSRRAAGLSGAAASIDSAIALITEIAAKVNLLALNATIEAARAGEAGRGFTIVANEIKQLSTQTGNAARTITAHVDSIRQAIAEVVGGHAGIEDAIGAIAALSTDIESAVGAQEAATRTIARNVDEAVEASHGIRDDVEAIGGSARAAADSAREMAGFAGRLQDTARAMSGEVELFLAEVRAA, from the coding sequence ATGTCGCCCGCCACCGCCCCTCGCCCGAGCTGGCTCGCCGAAGCCGAGACGCGCCCGCTCGCGATCCGCCACGACGCCACGCTGATGGAGGCGGTCGAGGCGTTCCGCACCCGTCTCGACCTCAGGCTGCTGCCGGTGCTCGACGACGACGAGCGGCCGATCGGCGCGGTGCACGAGCGCGACGTGCGCCAGCTGCTGCTCAATCCCTATGGCCACGCGCTGATGCGCAATCCTGCCTATGGCCAGCGCCTCGCCGCGCACGTCCGCCCCTGTCCGATCGGGGAGATCGGCCTGGGGCTCGAGGCGCTGCTCGAACGCTATCACGCCTCGGGCGCGGTCGACGGGATGATCCTGACGCGGAACGGGCGGCTCTACGCGACGCTCGCCAACCGGCGGCTGGTGCAGCTCGACGGCGAGCGCCGGATGGCCGCCAACCGTGCACGGATCGAGCGGGCGCAGCGGATCGAGGCGGCGATCGCCGGCTTCGAGCGCCAGGTCGCCAACCTCGCCGCCGACCTCGGCACCCTCGCGCGACAGGTCGAGGCCAATTCCGAGGACACCGCCGACCGCGCCGGGCTGACCGAGGAACGCGCCGCCGCGGTCGCCGCCGCCGCGGTCCAGACCGGCAGCAACATGGGCGAGATCGCCGCGCGCGGGCGCGAGCTCGCTAGGATGCTGACTTTGATCGGCACGGGCACGGTCGAGGCACGGGGCTCCGCAACGCGCGCGGTCGAGCTGGTCGCCGCCGGCAGCCGCCGTGCCGCCGGCCTCAGCGGGGCCGCGGCATCGATCGATTCGGCGATCGCGCTGATCACCGAGATCGCCGCCAAGGTGAACCTGCTCGCGCTCAACGCGACGATCGAGGCGGCGCGTGCCGGCGAGGCGGGGCGCGGCTTCACCATCGTCGCCAACGAGATCAAGCAGCTCTCGACGCAGACCGGCAACGCCGCGCGCACGATCACCGCGCATGTCGACAGCATCCGCCAGGCGATCGCCGAGGTGGTGGGCGGCCACGCGGGAATCGAGGATGCGATCGGCGCGATCGCGGCGCTGTCGACCGACATCGAATCGGCGGTCGGCGCGCAAGAGGCGGCGACGCGCACGATCGCGCGCAACGTCGACGAGGCGGTCGAAGCGTCGCACGGCATCCGCGACGACGTCGAGGCGATCGGCGGCAGCGCCCGCGCCGCAGCGGACTCGGCGCGCGAGATGGCGGGCTTCGCCGGCCGGCTGCAGGATACCGCACGCGCGATGTCGGGCGAGGTCGAGCTGTTCCTCGCCGAGGTGCGCGCCGCTTAA